The following proteins come from a genomic window of Haliaeetus albicilla chromosome 23, bHalAlb1.1, whole genome shotgun sequence:
- the RPL39 gene encoding large ribosomal subunit protein eL39: MSSHKTFKIKRFLAKKQKQNRPIPQWIRMKTGNKIRYNSKRRHWRRTKLGL, from the exons ATG TCGTCTCACAAGACGTTCAAGATCAAACGCTTCCTCGCgaagaagcagaagcagaaccGGCCTATCCCGCAGTGGATTCGCATGAAAACGGGCAATAAGATCAG GTACAACTCCAAAAGGAGACACTGGAGAAGGACCAAACTGGGCTTGTAA
- the UPF3B gene encoding regulator of nonsense transcripts 3B, whose amino-acid sequence MKEDKENARPKERRGPAAGPAALLGTGSGTGSGTATGTDGRAGGAEPDRLERPKDKKETLSKVVIRRLPPSLTKEQLEEHLQPLPEHDYFEFFANDSSLYPHMFSRAYINFKNQEDIVLFRDRFDGYVFVDHKGQEYAAIVEFAPFQKAAKKKSKKKDAKTGTIEDDPEYKKFLESYSADDEKLTSTPETLLEEIEARNKELIAKKTTPLLNFLKNKQRLREEKREERRRRELERKRQREEERRKWKEEERRKRKEAEKLKKVDRCPEKERDRSKEEPKIKLLKKPEKDEKDLERKEKSKKLEKETLREEKNASSASAKRSDGETKEEKAKKSEDECVKDYRDRDRDFERDREYERAQREKLRRQEEERRRQKERFDKEKVFRRKEEEVKKERDLLREKGKKSDLTDFTSSMDKSEKVTKDDKKEDTIKRDRIRNKDRPAMQLYQPGARSRSRLCQYEDSAAKPTDQGADKKQESETSNMKEEE is encoded by the exons ATGAAGGAGGACAAGGAAAACGCCAGGCCCAAGGAACGGCGCgggcccgccgccggcccggcggCCCTGCTGGGGACGGGGAGCGGGACCGGGAGCGGGACCGCCACCGGTACGGACGGTAGGGCCGGCGGTGCCGAGCCTGACCGCCTGGAGCGGCCCAAGGACAAGAAGGAGACGCTCAGCAAG GTGGTGATCCGCCGGCTGCCGCCCAGCCTGACGaaggagcagctggaggagcacctccagcccctgccCGAGCACGACTACTTCGAGTTCTTCGCCAACGACTCCAG CTTGTACCCTCACATGTTCTCGAGAGCCTACATCAACTTTAAAAACCAGGAAGACATAGTCCTCTTCAGGGATCGCTTTGACGGCTATGTTTTTGTCGATCACAAAG GTCAGGAATATGCTGCCATAGTTGAGTTTGCACCTTTccaaaaagctgcaaaaaagaAGAGTAAGAAAAAGGATGCCAAAACTGGAACTATCGAAGATG ATCCAGAGTACAAGAAGTTTTTGGAAAGTTACAGTGCAGATGATGAAAAATTAACCTCCACTCCTGAGACTTTGCTGGAGGAAATAGAGGCAAGAAACAAAGAGCTAATAG CTAAAAAGACTACTCCTTTATTGAActtcttgaaaaataaacag agactgagagaagaaaaaagagaggagaggaggaggagagaattggaaagaaaaagacaaagagaagaagaaagaagaaaatggaaagaggaggagagaaggaagagaaaagaagcagaaaaactgaagaaggtAGACAGAtgcccagaaaaagaaagagacagatcAAAAGAAGAACCAAAGATTAAG cTACTTaagaagcctgaaaaagatgaaaaagacttggagagaaaagaaaaatccaagaaactggaaaaagagactctgagggaggaaaaaaatgcgAGTAGTGCATCTGCCAAACGATCTGATGGGGAGACAAaagaagagaaggcaaaaaa ATCAGAAGATGAGTGTGTAAAGGACTACAGGGACCGAGATAGAGATTTTGAAAGAGACAGAGAATATGAGAGAGCACAGAGGGAGAAACTGAGACGCCAAGAAGAGGAGCGTCGGAGGCAGAAAGAGCGCTTTGATAAAGAGAAggtttttagaagaaaagaggaagaggtgaaaaaggagagagacttactcagagaaaagggaaagaaaagtgaTCTTACAGACTTTACCAGCAGCATGGACAAATCTGAGAAAGTAACCAAAGACGATAAAAAAGAGGATACAATTAAGAGGGATCGTATCAGAAACAAG gATCGTCCAGCAATGCAGCTGTACCAGCCAGGAGCCCGAAGCCGAAGCAGATTGTGTCAGTATGAAGACAGTGCTGCGAAGCCCACAGATCAGGGAGCGGATAAGAAACAAGAGAGTGAGACGAGTAATATGAAGGAAGAGGAGTGA
- the NDUFA1 gene encoding NADH dehydrogenase [ubiquinone] 1 alpha subcomplex subunit 1, with protein MWYEILPGMAIMGICLSIPGLSTVYMHRWCNGGKEKRIARYPYQWTLMERDRRVSGVNKYYVSKGLENID; from the exons ATGTGGTACGAGATCCTGCCCGGCATGGCCATCATGGGCATCTGCCTCAGCATCCCCGGCCTCTCCACCGTCTACATGCACCGCTGGTGCAACGGCGGCAAG GAGAAGAGGATCGCCCGCTATCCCTACCAGTGGACCCTGATGGAAAGAGACAGGCGGGTGTCGGGCGTCAACAAGTACTACGTCTCCAAG ggtCTGGAGAACATAGACTAA